A single region of the Runella slithyformis DSM 19594 genome encodes:
- a CDS encoding TonB-dependent receptor produces MRFFTVFILCIASVSSSWAQKTDSTAFSKTLEEVTVTSSRMALSARQLPQKIEVISNRDIELTPATDIADLLKKLTSLNIVQYPHGFSYVNLRGFAPNTFHGSNSIQPETSVMINGRPAGTVNIAVLDRSSIERIEVLKGPSAAMYGANTMGGVVNIITKKSKGKIGGNAHLGYGTWNTLEAGAGVGGKITKNLDFDLSGNFFNRGSNYKIGKGNLFRNAFGWRNSTVTALDQTTLDTPDNVYDGITREFTQMQNYSAMLRLGYQISKNWRVDALHQRFATTKLYTIGDMRTINRDQGERSYTTSEISLTGKVGAHNLLAKAYISNEQVKTFPFFNVTTGQEFTPYQSYESNVDYKGVQVQDDFKLSDKFRLAFGADYYEAATALRNWNAPTAATGNVPQERAATSPNGLIKDLGVFAQAHLTLLNDRLILNPSFRTDFVSYSMLRSFGLEDKTRIRDESRTIYSPNLGIQINLTKALAIHANAGRAFRYAVANQIAGYFETFTTTNPARVNVTLGNPDLQNENSVTWETGIRFGKAEKGFYVDATYFNTNVNDRIITVSDAAKVNTDWQALDGKTYKVASYRTFANANYSKFAGLELDGYYDFGAFSQFQKSYRLFFNATKMLAYDDYVTGTTPSMPDTKSKARQVADLSVGGGFEYDDMKRFSVRLSGRYIGVREYVNFNDVVSPQKFRSQLVEYPPHFTLDLAANYTLYKNHTVSLRIQNLTDENFYEIRYQPMPGRNTSLRYTFRF; encoded by the coding sequence ATGAGATTTTTTACAGTATTCATCCTCTGTATAGCAAGTGTGAGTAGCTCATGGGCGCAAAAAACGGACTCCACCGCTTTCTCAAAAACATTAGAAGAAGTAACGGTAACGTCGAGTCGTATGGCGTTGTCGGCAAGGCAGTTGCCCCAAAAAATAGAAGTCATTTCCAATCGGGACATTGAGCTGACACCCGCCACCGACATAGCAGACCTATTAAAAAAACTGACCTCTCTAAATATCGTTCAGTACCCGCATGGGTTCTCATACGTGAATCTGAGAGGGTTTGCCCCCAATACCTTTCATGGGTCCAATTCGATTCAGCCCGAAACCTCCGTAATGATCAATGGCCGCCCTGCGGGTACAGTAAATATTGCGGTTTTGGACAGGAGTTCGATTGAGCGTATTGAAGTACTCAAAGGACCTTCGGCAGCCATGTATGGAGCCAATACCATGGGGGGGGTGGTGAATATCATCACCAAAAAATCCAAAGGTAAAATTGGCGGAAATGCACACTTGGGCTATGGTACTTGGAATACACTTGAAGCAGGGGCCGGCGTAGGTGGCAAAATCACAAAAAATTTAGATTTTGACTTGTCAGGTAATTTTTTTAATCGAGGGAGCAATTACAAAATAGGAAAAGGCAACCTCTTCCGAAATGCCTTTGGCTGGCGCAACTCAACCGTTACGGCGCTCGACCAAACTACCCTCGATACGCCCGATAATGTCTATGACGGGATTACACGTGAATTTACGCAAATGCAGAACTACTCAGCAATGCTGCGGCTGGGATATCAAATCAGTAAAAACTGGCGGGTAGATGCACTGCATCAACGATTTGCGACTACCAAACTATATACCATTGGTGACATGCGGACCATCAACCGTGACCAAGGAGAACGCAGCTATACTACTTCCGAAATTTCGCTGACAGGCAAGGTAGGTGCGCATAATTTGCTGGCCAAAGCCTATATTTCTAACGAACAGGTGAAAACCTTTCCCTTCTTCAACGTTACTACGGGGCAGGAATTTACACCGTACCAATCGTACGAAAGCAACGTGGACTACAAAGGTGTACAGGTACAGGATGATTTTAAGTTGTCTGACAAGTTTAGGCTGGCTTTTGGCGCAGACTATTATGAAGCAGCCACTGCCCTCAGAAATTGGAACGCTCCAACGGCTGCAACGGGCAACGTTCCGCAGGAAAGGGCTGCCACCAGCCCCAATGGCCTCATCAAAGATCTGGGCGTGTTTGCACAAGCTCACCTTACTTTACTCAACGACCGTCTGATTCTTAACCCCAGTTTTCGAACCGATTTTGTGAGTTATTCGATGCTCAGAAGTTTTGGTTTGGAAGACAAAACACGCATCAGAGATGAAAGCAGAACGATTTACAGCCCTAATCTGGGCATACAAATCAACCTGACCAAAGCCCTGGCCATCCACGCCAATGCAGGGCGGGCGTTTCGGTACGCAGTGGCCAACCAAATTGCAGGTTATTTTGAAACCTTCACCACGACCAACCCCGCCAGGGTAAATGTGACTTTGGGTAATCCTGACTTGCAAAATGAAAATAGCGTTACGTGGGAAACGGGCATACGATTTGGCAAAGCCGAGAAAGGATTTTACGTAGATGCCACTTATTTTAATACGAATGTCAATGACCGTATCATCACGGTTTCGGATGCGGCCAAAGTAAATACAGATTGGCAGGCGTTGGATGGAAAAACCTACAAAGTGGCCTCTTACCGTACTTTTGCCAATGCAAACTATTCAAAATTTGCGGGTTTGGAGTTAGATGGCTACTATGATTTTGGGGCGTTTAGTCAGTTCCAAAAATCATATCGCCTGTTTTTTAACGCTACCAAGATGCTTGCCTACGATGATTACGTAACCGGCACCACTCCATCTATGCCCGACACCAAGTCAAAAGCCAGACAGGTGGCTGATTTGAGCGTGGGCGGTGGCTTTGAGTATGACGACATGAAGCGCTTTTCGGTGAGGCTGTCAGGGCGATACATTGGCGTGCGTGAATATGTGAATTTCAACGACGTGGTAAGCCCCCAGAAGTTTAGAAGTCAGTTAGTGGAGTATCCACCGCATTTCACGCTGGATTTGGCAGCCAATTATACCCTTTACAAAAACCATACGGTATCATTGAGAATACAGAACCTCACCGACGAGAATTTCTATGAGATTCGTTACCAACCCATGCCCGGCCGAAACACCTCATTGAGATATACTTTCCGTTTTTGA
- a CDS encoding DUF2149 domain-containing protein, with amino-acid sequence MKQRYRYRRGLGMIGGPHHDDNPLTIMANLFETGLVFALGFMVSLISAMNLLDMFNPETKVTVTTERKDGMQIMVKEGNKTTIRRLTKNVGAGDGTRLGVAYRLADGSVIYVPENEKK; translated from the coding sequence ATGAAACAAAGATATAGGTACAGACGTGGTCTCGGCATGATTGGCGGTCCACACCACGACGACAATCCCCTGACCATCATGGCCAATCTTTTTGAAACGGGGCTGGTCTTTGCGCTGGGCTTCATGGTGTCGCTTATCAGTGCCATGAACCTACTCGATATGTTTAACCCCGAAACCAAGGTGACCGTTACGACCGAACGCAAAGATGGGATGCAGATTATGGTGAAAGAAGGCAACAAAACTACGATTCGACGCCTCACCAAAAATGTAGGTGCAGGCGATGGCACCCGCCTCGGTGTGGCGTATCGGCTGGCCGATGGGTCGGTGATTTATGTTCCGGAAAATGAAAAAAAATAA
- a CDS encoding serine hydrolase domain-containing protein, producing the protein MKNTLFLLLLSIVLYGCKTEEMILKTNTSGSVDVPLNARHRLAEPLQAILDKHAKKGIPGMVAAIKDAQGFWVGTAGYARLEDQTRMQPYHRHLAYSIAKTYTATLMMKLKERGFIKLDEPIKNYLPQNISSRITGSDKITVRQLLNQTSGLPDFSDQLSYSATWLNTQMRGTAPEQLLEYVYNKPLLFESGKDWAYSNTNFLLAALAIEHITKKSYSQVLNEEILQPLGLKQTFAQMKAGEIEQKPVPNFYFAKYSDLRIENITRGNLATHGYSSMGEDGILASPTDYLRFLEALVQRKIVTDASLKEMMTWVQGKNSTEPDYGLGLYWVNYGKLPAEIGHQGAGLGGRTSLLHFTNNGITVFVATNVGMNMGGPYARLITDFINEVNEFVAAQ; encoded by the coding sequence GTGAAAAATACATTATTTCTCCTCCTTCTTTCCATCGTTTTGTATGGTTGCAAAACCGAAGAAATGATACTCAAAACCAATACTTCAGGCTCGGTAGATGTGCCGCTTAATGCCCGGCACCGTTTGGCAGAACCCCTTCAGGCTATTTTAGACAAGCACGCCAAAAAGGGCATTCCGGGCATGGTGGCAGCGATCAAAGACGCCCAAGGTTTTTGGGTAGGAACGGCGGGTTATGCCCGCCTCGAAGACCAGACGCGTATGCAGCCCTACCACCGGCATTTGGCGTACAGCATTGCCAAAACCTACACAGCCACTTTGATGATGAAGCTCAAAGAACGCGGATTCATCAAATTGGATGAGCCTATCAAAAACTATTTACCCCAAAACATCAGCAGTCGCATCACCGGCAGCGATAAAATCACTGTGCGACAGTTACTCAATCAGACCTCGGGCCTACCTGATTTTTCGGACCAACTAAGCTACTCTGCCACTTGGCTCAATACCCAAATGAGAGGGACTGCGCCTGAGCAACTGCTTGAATACGTATATAATAAACCGTTGCTTTTTGAATCAGGCAAAGACTGGGCTTACTCTAATACTAACTTTTTACTGGCGGCTTTGGCCATTGAACACATCACTAAAAAAAGTTACAGTCAAGTACTGAACGAAGAGATATTGCAGCCTTTAGGGCTAAAACAAACATTTGCGCAAATGAAAGCGGGTGAAATTGAGCAAAAACCCGTGCCGAACTTCTATTTTGCCAAATACAGCGACCTCCGTATCGAAAATATCACACGGGGAAATCTCGCAACGCACGGATATTCTTCAATGGGCGAAGATGGTATTCTCGCCTCACCCACCGACTACCTACGGTTTTTGGAAGCCTTAGTACAGCGAAAAATAGTTACCGATGCTTCTCTCAAAGAAATGATGACTTGGGTACAGGGCAAAAATTCCACCGAACCTGACTACGGGCTTGGCCTGTATTGGGTAAACTACGGTAAACTGCCCGCCGAAATAGGTCATCAGGGGGCCGGTTTGGGCGGCAGAACCTCACTTTTGCACTTCACCAATAACGGCATAACGGTTTTTGTGGCTACCAACGTGGGCATGAACATGGGTGGACCTTACGCCCGCCTCATCACTGATTTTATCAATGAGGTCAATGAATTTGTGGCAGCTCAATGA
- the hypF gene encoding carbamoyltransferase HypF, producing MLDTINTTFEIRLNGLVQGVGFRPFVFQLANEWGLKGKVSNGAAGVVIRINADLTTASRFREALLHEAPALAQIIQHTLQEIEPLHFESFDIVESETAERFSLVLPPDFALCNNCRQELHDPANRRYRYPFITCTHCGPRYSIITALPYDRPYTSMAAFKQCASCWHEYNDPADRRFYAQTNSCDDCGPQLGWYKTDGTRSVQLSFLNDSRWILPRVNWALKAGKILAVKGIGGYLLLCDATNEQAVETLRRRKHRPQKPFAVLYPMLEMLQAEVALNEVEINALQGVAAPIVPAERQDACRVAQNVAPQLSSLGIMLPYTPLLDLIANDFGKPLVATSGNISGNPIVYEDEKALTDLTAVADHILTNNRPIAVPQDDSVLRFTPKHQQPIVIRRSRGLPLYVPKGYQNSDFCVAMGASMKSTFAINTTDYLYVSQYLGDLESYETQQNFEQVSAHFLRLQNPDFLPVFGEIKALFCDAHEGYFSTQLAVEAGHRWQIPIQKIQHHQAHLAAVLAENDLLHSTQPLLGVVWDGTGYGSDGQIWGGEFYPFNFSEQPLSKQLRELPHRLHFDYFDALLGDKMPREPRLSALSFCKGVVGSDAILQPKFSPVEWGVYQNVLSNNLLKTSSVGRIFDAVASVLGLMDKVTYEGEAAFLLETLAARYFARHGYAFSEYYLENTEIKANIPTRKLAEELLIDIQKGCSSDWIAAKFHFSLVKIVETTAQRLGVRQLAFSGGVFQNAVLIDLLIEHLSPHFQLYFHRQLSPNDENIAYGQMVLGSLLMKD from the coding sequence ATGCTCGACACTATCAATACTACCTTTGAGATCAGGCTCAATGGGCTGGTGCAAGGCGTTGGCTTTCGACCTTTTGTGTTTCAGTTGGCCAACGAATGGGGGTTAAAAGGTAAGGTCAGCAATGGCGCAGCAGGTGTGGTGATTCGAATCAATGCTGATTTGACAACGGCAAGTCGTTTTCGAGAAGCACTTCTGCATGAAGCACCCGCTTTGGCACAGATCATACAGCATACTTTACAAGAAATTGAACCCCTTCACTTTGAGTCGTTTGACATTGTCGAAAGCGAAACTGCCGAACGCTTTTCGTTGGTGCTGCCCCCTGACTTTGCCCTTTGTAACAACTGCCGCCAAGAACTGCACGACCCCGCCAACAGACGCTACCGCTACCCATTTATTACCTGTACGCATTGCGGGCCCCGTTATTCTATCATCACGGCTTTGCCCTACGACCGTCCGTACACGAGTATGGCGGCTTTTAAGCAATGTGCGTCTTGTTGGCACGAGTACAACGACCCCGCCGACCGTCGTTTTTATGCCCAAACCAATTCCTGCGACGACTGCGGGCCACAGTTGGGTTGGTACAAAACAGACGGAACGCGCTCGGTTCAACTTTCTTTTCTGAATGATTCCCGATGGATTTTACCCCGTGTTAATTGGGCATTGAAAGCAGGCAAAATATTGGCTGTCAAAGGAATTGGCGGATATTTATTGCTTTGTGATGCTACTAATGAGCAAGCCGTCGAAACGCTTCGCCGCCGTAAACACCGCCCTCAGAAACCTTTTGCAGTGCTGTATCCAATGCTCGAAATGTTGCAAGCTGAGGTAGCCCTGAATGAGGTAGAAATTAATGCTTTACAGGGTGTAGCCGCTCCGATTGTGCCGGCAGAGCGTCAAGATGCCTGTCGGGTGGCTCAAAACGTAGCGCCTCAGTTGTCTTCACTTGGCATAATGCTACCCTATACACCCCTGCTAGACCTCATAGCAAACGACTTCGGTAAGCCATTGGTAGCCACAAGTGGAAATATCAGCGGCAATCCGATTGTGTATGAAGATGAAAAAGCCTTAACCGACCTCACCGCTGTGGCCGATCATATTCTGACCAACAACCGCCCGATTGCAGTACCTCAAGATGACTCGGTACTGCGGTTTACGCCCAAGCATCAACAACCCATCGTGATTAGGCGCAGTCGAGGGCTGCCGTTGTATGTTCCAAAAGGGTATCAGAATAGTGATTTTTGCGTGGCAATGGGGGCTTCTATGAAGTCCACATTTGCTATCAATACGACTGACTATCTGTACGTTAGTCAGTACTTAGGGGACTTGGAAAGCTACGAAACCCAACAGAATTTTGAGCAGGTCTCAGCGCATTTTCTACGGCTGCAAAACCCTGACTTTTTGCCTGTTTTTGGTGAAATAAAAGCCCTTTTCTGCGATGCTCATGAAGGGTATTTTTCAACTCAATTGGCCGTTGAAGCAGGACACCGTTGGCAAATACCTATTCAAAAAATCCAGCATCACCAAGCGCACTTGGCAGCGGTATTGGCCGAAAACGACCTCTTGCACAGCACTCAACCACTCTTGGGCGTGGTATGGGACGGTACGGGCTACGGCAGCGACGGCCAAATTTGGGGTGGTGAGTTTTATCCTTTTAATTTCTCCGAACAACCATTGTCAAAACAGTTGAGGGAGTTGCCTCACCGCCTGCATTTTGATTATTTCGATGCGCTGCTCGGCGACAAAATGCCCCGTGAGCCTCGACTCTCAGCATTGTCTTTCTGCAAGGGAGTCGTTGGAAGTGACGCTATCTTACAACCAAAATTCAGCCCCGTCGAATGGGGGGTATACCAAAATGTATTGTCGAATAATTTGTTGAAAACCAGCTCTGTAGGTCGCATTTTTGATGCGGTCGCGTCGGTATTGGGATTGATGGATAAAGTCACTTATGAAGGAGAGGCTGCTTTTCTTTTAGAAACATTGGCAGCAAGATATTTTGCTCGGCATGGATATGCTTTTTCAGAATATTACCTCGAAAACACTGAAATAAAGGCCAATATCCCCACCAGAAAATTGGCCGAAGAACTCCTAATAGATATTCAGAAAGGCTGTTCTTCTGACTGGATAGCAGCTAAGTTTCATTTTTCGTTGGTCAAAATTGTTGAAACCACGGCACAGCGGTTGGGCGTTAGGCAACTGGCGTTTAGTGGTGGAGTTTTTCAAAATGCCGTACTGATAGATTTGCTCATTGAACACCTCAGTCCGCATTTTCAACTGTATTTTCACCGACAACTCTCGCCCAACGATGAAAATATAGCCTATGGACAAATGGTGCTGGGAAGCCTTTTGATGAAGGATTAG
- a CDS encoding alpha/beta fold hydrolase produces MKTQNGISEIQYLDINNTKQYVLLRGKDKNNPVLLFLHGGPGASATALLRKFNSELEDHFTVVYWDQRNAGKSYRKKTPKEEIKVAKYIQDVDTLVAYLKSRFKVGKIFLVGHSWGARLGLYSVQRHPENYMAYVGVGQELAAYEGELLSYQYTLNKAKEKNHLKALKDLQESGPPQSGEFTTMYKNGFWGLVKQKDWLLKMGGERYGKTDYTDWIFSILFSGEYSFLDLVKYSRASGFSAGNIIYDPDFNNYDFFKQLPEVKVPVFFISGAYDYNTPWELVERYHNTLKAPHKEFIKFEKSGHSPVFEEPEKFNKEIIRIYKTVKDK; encoded by the coding sequence ATGAAGACACAGAATGGAATATCCGAAATTCAATACTTGGATATCAATAATACAAAACAGTACGTGCTTCTCAGAGGGAAGGATAAAAACAACCCCGTATTGCTTTTTTTGCACGGAGGACCCGGAGCATCGGCTACTGCACTGTTGCGGAAATTTAACAGTGAATTGGAAGATCATTTTACGGTTGTTTATTGGGATCAGCGGAATGCCGGAAAGTCTTACCGCAAAAAGACACCGAAAGAGGAGATAAAAGTCGCTAAATACATTCAAGACGTAGATACTTTGGTTGCATATCTTAAAAGCAGATTTAAAGTGGGCAAAATCTTTTTGGTTGGACACTCTTGGGGCGCAAGACTTGGCTTATATTCCGTTCAACGTCATCCTGAAAACTATATGGCGTATGTTGGTGTAGGACAGGAATTGGCTGCGTACGAAGGCGAGTTGCTTTCCTATCAGTATACCCTGAATAAAGCGAAAGAAAAGAATCATTTAAAGGCACTTAAAGATTTGCAGGAGAGTGGGCCACCGCAGTCGGGTGAATTTACCACTATGTATAAAAATGGCTTTTGGGGATTGGTCAAACAAAAAGATTGGCTTTTGAAAATGGGAGGAGAACGCTATGGCAAGACTGACTATACTGACTGGATTTTTTCGATCCTGTTTTCCGGAGAATATTCGTTTTTAGACCTGGTCAAGTATAGCAGAGCCTCCGGCTTTTCGGCAGGAAATATCATTTACGATCCTGATTTTAATAATTACGACTTTTTCAAACAACTGCCGGAAGTAAAAGTGCCCGTCTTTTTTATCTCAGGGGCCTACGATTATAACACGCCTTGGGAGCTCGTCGAGCGATATCATAACACGTTGAAAGCACCGCATAAGGAGTTTATAAAGTTTGAGAAGTCCGGACACAGCCCCGTATTTGAAGAGCCTGAAAAATTTAATAAAGAAATTATCAGAATTTACAAAACAGTCAAAGACAAGTAA
- a CDS encoding hydrogenase maturation nickel metallochaperone HypA/HybF, producing MHEISLVRNIFRTLEEEFPNDMDRVRRIHLKAGLLSNVQPILMQNAFQAVLEDEPKYQKTSLYVEVLPILIHCNECDKTSEVQQYRFVCTCGKPSRNVVQGEELLISNVEMDD from the coding sequence ATGCACGAAATCTCCTTAGTCCGTAATATTTTCAGAACGTTGGAAGAAGAGTTTCCCAACGACATGGACCGAGTGCGCAGGATTCACCTGAAAGCGGGGTTACTGTCGAATGTTCAGCCTATTCTGATGCAAAATGCGTTTCAGGCAGTGCTCGAAGACGAACCTAAATACCAAAAAACGTCGCTGTATGTCGAAGTGCTGCCTATTTTGATTCATTGCAATGAATGTGACAAAACCTCCGAAGTGCAGCAATATCGCTTTGTGTGTACCTGCGGCAAACCCAGCCGAAACGTCGTACAAGGCGAAGAATTACTCATCAGCAATGTTGAAATGGACGATTAA
- the hypB gene encoding hydrogenase nickel incorporation protein HypB: MKPKSNQAAVGSIQCDNTTLNLLKVNDFVAKAIREKLPDMLVVNVCSSPGSGKTTLMQETGKRLQGKLNMAVLVGDPETERDAIRMRDVGINALQIVTGGMCHIEAQMIYQALDHIDLTGVDLLFIENVGNLVCPAAFDLGEDYRVTVLASTEGDDKPKKYPRMFLTSELLVVSKADLLPYVPFSVEAVTKDARDVNPDIEVMTISSLKGDGMDKWCNWLIERVQAKKGELVN; encoded by the coding sequence ATGAAACCCAAATCAAACCAAGCCGCCGTAGGCTCTATTCAGTGCGACAATACCACCCTTAATTTACTCAAAGTCAATGATTTTGTGGCAAAAGCCATCCGAGAAAAGCTGCCTGATATGTTGGTGGTGAACGTCTGCTCTTCCCCGGGGAGCGGCAAAACCACCTTGATGCAGGAAACGGGCAAACGCCTTCAAGGAAAACTCAACATGGCTGTGCTGGTAGGCGATCCCGAAACCGAACGAGACGCCATCAGGATGAGAGATGTAGGCATCAACGCCCTGCAAATTGTAACGGGTGGTATGTGCCATATTGAAGCCCAGATGATTTATCAAGCCCTTGACCACATTGACCTGACGGGCGTGGATTTGCTCTTTATCGAAAACGTAGGAAACTTGGTTTGTCCTGCGGCCTTTGACCTCGGCGAAGACTACCGTGTGACGGTACTGGCAAGCACCGAAGGCGACGATAAACCCAAAAAATACCCACGGATGTTTTTGACAAGTGAGTTGTTGGTGGTTTCAAAAGCAGACTTACTTCCTTACGTGCCGTTTTCGGTGGAGGCCGTTACGAAGGATGCCCGTGACGTAAACCCCGACATTGAGGTGATGACAATTTCGAGCCTCAAAGGAGATGGCATGGACAAGTGGTGTAACTGGCTCATCGAGCGAGTACAGGCCAAAAAGGGCGAGTTGGTGAATTGA
- a CDS encoding MotA/TolQ/ExbB proton channel family protein has product MIELLQNAIGIITNLLLWPVVTLLLYGMGYSLYTLGNMLVESYQRKGKPETITDPRQPSEFVSRFQGIREWKKQLDLDPAAPLWLLHDRTEAALKKRIDRVRNWIKLGPALGLAGTLIPLGSALKAVGVNNMKLLSDELTVAFGATVLGLTAGVIAMIVVTNYERWYALDLAEIRHALEALEERNAA; this is encoded by the coding sequence ATGATTGAACTGCTACAAAACGCCATCGGAATCATTACCAACCTATTGCTGTGGCCTGTCGTCACGCTCTTGCTGTATGGTATGGGGTATTCGCTTTACACGTTGGGCAATATGCTCGTGGAATCATACCAGCGCAAGGGCAAACCCGAGACCATCACAGACCCACGCCAACCATCGGAGTTTGTAAGTCGCTTTCAGGGAATCCGGGAATGGAAAAAGCAGCTCGACCTCGACCCCGCTGCGCCACTTTGGCTACTCCATGACCGTACTGAGGCTGCCCTCAAAAAACGCATTGACCGCGTACGCAACTGGATTAAACTTGGCCCCGCTCTGGGCTTGGCAGGCACGCTCATTCCGCTCGGCTCGGCACTCAAAGCTGTGGGGGTCAACAATATGAAATTACTTTCAGACGAGCTGACAGTGGCTTTTGGAGCAACGGTGCTGGGGCTTACGGCGGGGGTTATCGCCATGATTGTGGTCACAAACTACGAGCGTTGGTATGCACTTGATTTGGCCGAAATACGCCATGCTCTCGAAGCCTTGGAAGAAAGAAATGCAGCTTGA
- a CDS encoding urease accessory protein, whose translation MEVAPLLLAGVVGFTHAFEADHLVAVSSIVTRRNSPLLAIKDGIYWGLGHTSTILLVGTVILLGRIAFEESDFRYFEAGVGVMLVALGVYRFFKLYKTPQITLHTHPHPTPKDFKLAYGVGLVHGFAGSGALLLTVLAATKSTVTGLIYLVIFGVGSIVGMMLAAGVFSLPFSEKILNNKTISMALTVLSSLLCIGLGSMVVYENLFQ comes from the coding sequence ATGGAAGTTGCTCCCTTACTTCTGGCCGGTGTTGTGGGCTTTACGCACGCCTTTGAGGCCGATCATTTGGTGGCGGTGAGCAGTATCGTAACCCGCCGTAATAGCCCGCTTTTAGCCATCAAAGATGGCATTTACTGGGGGCTGGGGCATACCTCTACTATCTTGCTCGTAGGGACGGTTATCCTGCTGGGGCGTATTGCTTTTGAAGAATCAGATTTTCGCTATTTTGAAGCAGGTGTCGGAGTGATGCTCGTCGCATTGGGCGTGTATCGTTTTTTTAAATTATATAAAACACCTCAAATAACGCTACACACTCATCCACACCCAACCCCAAAAGACTTCAAATTGGCCTATGGAGTAGGGTTGGTTCACGGGTTCGCAGGCAGTGGGGCTTTGCTCCTCACGGTACTGGCTGCTACCAAAAGTACAGTGACAGGATTGATCTATTTAGTTATTTTTGGGGTTGGTTCTATTGTAGGGATGATGCTCGCTGCCGGGGTTTTCAGTCTGCCTTTTTCCGAAAAAATACTCAACAACAAAACCATAAGCATGGCCCTCACGGTACTATCATCGTTACTTTGTATTGGCCTTGGCAGTATGGTAGTGTACGAAAATCTGTTTCAGTAA